A DNA window from Porphyromonadaceae bacterium W3.11 contains the following coding sequences:
- a CDS encoding RNA polymerase sigma factor RpoD/SigA: protein MRQLKIEKSITSRDDAVMNRYMKEVAKEEMITPEQEAELAMMIQRNDENSPKAVDKLVRANLRFVISVAKQYQDLGLPLIDLINEGNLGMIRAAQGFDGSRGFKFITYAVWWIRQSILKALGDQGRIVRLPQNQVGNVTKLKSARDRFEQLNQRQPSPEELAEELDMDVDKVVDIIQIDKGEVSVDKTFEEGESSTLLDILTDENAPDVDGGLIDESLVNEIRVAMQCLSERERFVLIHTFGLGGQPEMSLDEIGAEVGLSRERVRQIREKAIRVLRKNADETQLRSYLG from the coding sequence ATGAGACAACTGAAGATAGAAAAATCGATTACGAGTAGGGATGACGCTGTCATGAACCGCTACATGAAAGAGGTGGCAAAGGAAGAAATGATCACCCCAGAGCAGGAAGCGGAGCTAGCGATGATGATCCAACGTAACGATGAAAATTCTCCTAAGGCTGTTGACAAACTAGTGAGGGCCAACCTAAGGTTCGTCATTAGTGTGGCAAAGCAGTACCAAGACTTAGGGCTACCTTTAATTGACTTAATCAACGAAGGAAACCTCGGTATGATTAGGGCTGCACAGGGCTTTGATGGCTCAAGAGGATTTAAGTTTATCACATACGCTGTATGGTGGATTCGCCAAAGTATCCTCAAGGCACTAGGGGATCAGGGGAGGATCGTTCGTTTACCACAAAACCAAGTGGGTAATGTTACAAAGCTAAAAAGTGCGAGAGACCGTTTTGAGCAACTTAACCAACGCCAACCTTCACCAGAAGAACTAGCTGAAGAGCTTGACATGGACGTAGATAAGGTGGTGGACATTATCCAGATAGACAAGGGTGAAGTATCTGTTGATAAAACATTTGAGGAAGGCGAGAGTAGTACCCTACTTGATATCCTAACAGACGAGAATGCTCCTGATGTTGATGGGGGATTGATTGACGAATCTCTCGTCAATGAGATTCGCGTAGCTATGCAATGTCTCTCAGAGCGTGAGCGTTTTGTCCTCATCCATACCTTTGGACTAGGAGGCCAACCAGAGATGAGTCTTGATGAGATTGGTGCTGAAGTGGGACTTAGCCGTGAGAGAGTACGTCAGATTAGGGAGAAAGCCATTAGAGTACTCAGAAAGAACGCAGATGAAACGCAACTTCGAAGCTATCTAGGCTAA
- a CDS encoding phosphatidate cytidylyltransferase, with protein sequence MSKIRSLFARSITGLIYIGIILSCILTDSLEMMAWVFAAMGALGVYEYQTMVGSNKYALMFKIWHSIMGALLLYVTYSALKFGPDDRRFLIALLPYLLYYLFFLIGEIYRQKRDPFVEIGHAFFSHIYIILPFAFLLMMTNPEALRAVVPEDQSLGFPRTFWLLPVFTFVWLNDTGAYIIGSLFGKHKLLERVSPKKTIEGTIGGVILTLAGAIGFYYIFPMVTTLANWITLAIIVSIFSTWGDLFESFLKRTYGVKDSGKILPGHGGILDRVDSILIAALPAYLYISLVVNAPL encoded by the coding sequence ATGAGTAAGATTCGGTCACTATTTGCAAGAAGTATCACAGGATTAATCTATATTGGTATCATCTTGAGCTGTATTCTCACTGATTCTCTAGAGATGATGGCGTGGGTATTTGCAGCAATGGGTGCTCTTGGAGTATATGAATACCAAACTATGGTGGGCTCCAATAAATATGCATTAATGTTTAAGATATGGCACTCTATCATGGGAGCTCTGCTGCTCTACGTGACATATTCCGCATTGAAATTTGGACCAGATGACAGACGATTTTTGATTGCTCTTCTACCATATCTTCTCTATTATCTTTTCTTCCTTATCGGTGAAATTTATCGTCAAAAGCGAGACCCTTTCGTGGAGATCGGTCATGCTTTTTTCTCTCACATATACATCATCCTACCATTTGCTTTCTTATTAATGATGACTAACCCAGAAGCATTGAGAGCAGTTGTTCCAGAGGATCAAAGTCTAGGCTTTCCACGAACATTCTGGTTATTACCCGTCTTTACTTTTGTTTGGCTGAATGATACTGGAGCTTATATTATAGGATCACTATTTGGTAAACATAAGCTTCTCGAGAGGGTATCACCTAAGAAGACAATAGAGGGAACCATAGGAGGGGTTATCCTTACACTGGCTGGAGCAATAGGCTTCTATTACATATTTCCTATGGTCACAACACTTGCAAATTGGATAACACTTGCCATAATAGTGTCTATTTTCTCCACATGGGGAGACCTCTTTGAGAGTTTTCTAAAACGAACTTATGGTGTAAAAGACTCTGGTAAGATTTTACCAGGACATGGTGGCATTTTAGATAGAGTGGATAGCATCCTTATAGCTGCACTGCCTGCTTATCTCTATATCTCACTTGTGGTAAACGCACCATTGTAA
- a CDS encoding DUF1343 domain-containing protein, whose translation MKNYLLGLGLIISLTFFTISYSYAQVEVAADQLSEILKYTKGKRVGITLNHTSVLSDSLQTHLLDHLMAHKVDVRKLYTPEHGLRGTSDAGKSIASGRDQKSGLPIISLYGNHRKPTARDLSGIDVMLFDLQDVGVRFYTYISTLYYVLEACAEEGVPVIVLDRPNPHDTIDGFVLKDKKYRSFVSLLPIPTVHGLTLGEAAEMINGEGWLARGLKAELTVITVKGWRHGDPYSLVVSPSPNLRSDRAILLYPTICYFEASSWSEGRGTKMPFEQIGYPDKRMGTNRFVPRSQEGATHPKHKGRACYGPDLNNYDVKLGINLDIILDAARVSRKYGVVFIKRSAFFNLLAGNSDFLSQVNSGMSAEQIRATWQPGLEEYKKLRRKYLLYPDYREDDVIVSD comes from the coding sequence ATGAAGAATTATCTCCTCGGATTAGGTCTTATCATATCTCTGACATTTTTTACTATATCTTACTCTTATGCACAAGTAGAGGTCGCAGCCGATCAATTGTCAGAGATTCTTAAATATACAAAAGGTAAAAGGGTCGGAATTACTCTTAATCATACTAGTGTCTTATCTGATTCTCTACAGACCCACTTATTGGACCACTTGATGGCTCATAAGGTTGATGTGAGGAAGTTATATACTCCAGAACATGGACTTCGAGGGACTTCGGATGCGGGCAAGTCTATTGCGTCCGGTCGCGATCAGAAGAGTGGGCTACCCATTATTTCTCTTTATGGCAATCATAGGAAGCCGACGGCAAGAGACCTTTCGGGTATTGATGTGATGCTTTTTGATTTACAAGATGTCGGCGTACGTTTTTATACATACATTAGTACTCTTTACTATGTCTTGGAAGCCTGTGCAGAAGAGGGCGTTCCAGTGATTGTACTAGATCGTCCAAATCCCCATGACACTATTGATGGCTTTGTGTTGAAGGATAAAAAATACCGCTCCTTTGTGAGTTTATTACCGATTCCCACAGTACACGGGCTGACTTTAGGAGAAGCTGCTGAGATGATAAATGGTGAGGGTTGGCTCGCTCGTGGACTCAAAGCAGAACTAACCGTCATCACTGTTAAAGGGTGGCGTCATGGTGATCCATATTCATTGGTGGTATCACCTAGTCCCAATCTTCGTAGTGATAGAGCAATTTTACTGTATCCTACGATATGTTACTTCGAAGCTAGTAGCTGGAGCGAAGGACGGGGTACAAAAATGCCTTTCGAGCAGATAGGATATCCCGATAAAAGGATGGGGACAAATCGATTCGTGCCTCGTAGTCAAGAGGGTGCAACGCATCCTAAGCATAAGGGGAGGGCTTGTTATGGCCCTGATCTTAACAATTACGATGTTAAGTTGGGAATCAATCTTGATATCATCCTTGATGCAGCACGTGTGAGTCGTAAATATGGTGTTGTGTTCATCAAGCGTTCAGCATTCTTTAACCTCTTAGCTGGTAATAGCGACTTTTTATCCCAAGTCAACTCAGGCATGAGTGCCGAACAGATTCGTGCGACATGGCAACCAGGACTAGAGGAGTACAAAAAGCTTCGCCGAAAGTATCTCCTATATCCTGATTATCGCGAAGATGATGTAATCGTATCAGATTAA
- a CDS encoding glycosyltransferase family 39 protein: MSVLLLVVIGLLFSVFFSEFYTKGEPREAIVAQAMMESGNYVLPTVYASEFAYKPPMVHWLIAGVSSLLGGEVTPISARLPSAIAMVILVMSSFHFFNPRVRFRTSYLAVLVLLTSFELHRTGQAARVDMVLTMFIVLTLYELYRWEEQRRLCGLPYLIPLLISGGILTKGPVALVLPMLIFVVYLLLFKDYSLKRILRAVFIPSILSLLLPAIWYYEAWQIGGDKFLMLHFGESISRFFHTSPGELWYPLGHQLPFYYPVIFLLAGILPWSILFFFVPWWRKDLYQQRPTGEERLGDMRISKLNGLRKVHLFSLVVIIVTLVFYMIPSSKRGVYLLPLYPFMALMIAELLQQMSKSARKLLVAFSYFMAFVGLVVTVGLVLIVSGAYQKVIPAEYAEIHQQISQLQVGMSDYFPLTLLLIFGLFIIVLSTFYQSYRKGYTKLAFCAVMIMFFLNLNIDGPMMMGFKEQHSARRFAQVIKPIMKDNPAEVYAVSRLNERIFNLYGLTFYADLRPKDFEKEQPQRGYMIIWEKNLEEVQRRFLSDYNVDLVASDILPIQEGGIQLLLWIERK; this comes from the coding sequence ATGAGTGTACTATTACTGGTTGTAATAGGGTTGCTGTTTTCGGTTTTCTTTTCCGAATTTTATACAAAAGGAGAACCTCGAGAGGCTATTGTAGCACAGGCGATGATGGAGTCGGGTAATTACGTGTTACCGACTGTGTATGCGAGTGAATTTGCCTATAAGCCCCCGATGGTTCATTGGTTGATAGCTGGGGTTAGCTCTCTTTTGGGCGGCGAGGTGACTCCGATCTCTGCAAGGCTACCATCAGCTATAGCGATGGTGATACTAGTCATGTCTTCATTTCACTTCTTTAATCCGAGAGTACGATTTCGCACCTCATATTTAGCCGTCTTAGTACTTCTAACTAGCTTTGAGTTGCATCGTACAGGTCAAGCTGCTAGAGTCGATATGGTTCTCACTATGTTTATAGTCCTTACACTATATGAGCTATACCGATGGGAAGAGCAGCGTAGATTATGCGGATTGCCCTATCTGATCCCATTATTAATTAGTGGTGGCATCCTTACCAAGGGTCCTGTGGCATTGGTTCTTCCAATGTTGATATTTGTGGTCTACCTGCTTTTATTTAAAGATTACAGCCTTAAGCGAATTTTGAGGGCTGTCTTTATTCCATCAATTCTCTCTCTCTTGCTACCCGCTATATGGTATTATGAAGCTTGGCAGATAGGTGGTGATAAATTCTTGATGTTGCATTTTGGAGAGAGTATTAGTCGCTTTTTCCATACAAGTCCTGGTGAGCTGTGGTACCCTTTGGGGCATCAATTACCATTCTATTATCCTGTGATATTTTTATTGGCTGGAATATTACCATGGTCTATTTTATTTTTCTTCGTTCCATGGTGGAGAAAAGATTTGTACCAGCAGCGTCCTACTGGAGAAGAACGCTTGGGTGATATGCGTATTTCAAAGCTAAATGGGTTACGCAAGGTTCATCTATTTTCCCTAGTCGTGATCATAGTGACTCTCGTCTTTTATATGATTCCATCAAGTAAAAGAGGTGTGTATCTATTACCACTATACCCATTTATGGCTCTTATGATTGCAGAACTTCTACAGCAAATGAGTAAGAGTGCTCGTAAGCTATTGGTCGCTTTTAGTTACTTTATGGCTTTTGTCGGGTTGGTTGTTACTGTAGGGTTGGTTCTAATAGTTTCTGGTGCTTACCAAAAGGTAATACCTGCGGAATATGCAGAAATACATCAGCAGATATCACAGCTTCAGGTGGGTATGTCCGATTATTTCCCACTAACTTTATTGCTTATATTTGGTCTCTTCATCATCGTTCTTTCGACCTTCTATCAAAGTTACCGAAAGGGATATACCAAGCTGGCTTTTTGTGCTGTAATGATTATGTTCTTCTTGAATCTGAATATAGATGGACCGATGATGATGGGCTTTAAAGAACAACACTCAGCCAGGCGTTTTGCACAGGTTATTAAGCCTATTATGAAAGATAATCCAGCTGAGGTATATGCTGTTAGTCGTCTTAATGAGAGGATATTCAATCTCTATGGATTGACATTTTATGCTGATCTTAGGCCGAAGGATTTTGAGAAAGAGCAGCCTCAGAGAGGTTATATGATCATATGGGAGAAGAATTTGGAAGAGGTGCAGAGGCGGTTCTTGTCAGATTATAACGTCGATCTTGTTGCGAGTGATATTTTACCCATACAAGAGGGCGGAATCCAACTTCTTCTCTGGATTGAGCGAAAATAG
- a CDS encoding zinc-dependent metalloproteinase lipoprotein: protein MNFNKITMKNISWILFLLILITSCNKGINLPDLEASQDEVVVDHQGYDKNDKAPVVLLTANAKWEVTSSADWLSTNTSKGGTRTLVTIKVSPNFTDKERQGLLTFKNENAEIAIKVIQGTGEVDIEQITYEVPVIFHVIYNEDDINNPDEKKRRHALNSQDLQTILYTVNRFYGAPPTNKQEEEEDEKNLRERNGVPKIETRIRFVLAKEDPSGKKLPNMGVTRTVMPEKFIDPYSVLNSKEGESYHDMAWPLDKYINVFVFPFKAADQDINQGMVLGVASMPRVPESKPIDGLATLNERVTQFSNYTHCIVLNAEAFEERVYGDNKTFLGERLGLTTLAHELGHYLGLSHTFTEIKQKDGGVLMDACEDTDYCKDTPTYNRVSYIRTAREILSAGGNYYTQVEGLLRRTDCSNAKFISTNIMDYEWSHSDRFTHDQVERMRHVLYYSPIVPGQKLIDFSSTRAMDDSIEVEPHFSVCTSLCHHHH from the coding sequence ATGAATTTTAATAAAATAACCATGAAGAACATCAGCTGGATACTATTTCTGCTTATCCTTATTACTTCATGTAACAAAGGTATTAATCTGCCTGATCTTGAGGCTTCTCAAGACGAAGTGGTGGTGGACCATCAAGGATACGACAAGAATGATAAAGCTCCAGTGGTGCTATTAACTGCTAATGCAAAGTGGGAGGTCACCTCTAGTGCAGACTGGCTTAGTACAAATACAAGCAAGGGTGGGACACGTACTCTGGTCACCATTAAGGTGAGTCCTAACTTTACCGATAAAGAGCGACAAGGGCTGCTGACATTTAAGAATGAAAATGCAGAGATAGCCATCAAAGTTATTCAAGGTACTGGGGAGGTTGATATTGAACAGATTACTTATGAAGTGCCGGTGATTTTTCATGTGATCTATAATGAAGATGATATTAACAATCCTGATGAGAAGAAGCGCCGTCATGCCCTCAATAGTCAGGATTTGCAAACGATTCTTTATACCGTAAATAGATTTTATGGAGCTCCTCCGACCAATAAGCAAGAGGAAGAGGAGGATGAGAAGAATCTGAGGGAAAGAAATGGTGTGCCTAAGATTGAGACCCGAATACGTTTTGTCTTGGCTAAGGAGGATCCTAGTGGCAAAAAACTGCCTAATATGGGTGTTACTCGTACTGTAATGCCAGAGAAATTTATAGACCCATATAGTGTCCTTAATAGTAAGGAAGGGGAGTCATATCACGATATGGCGTGGCCTCTTGATAAGTATATCAATGTTTTTGTCTTTCCTTTTAAAGCAGCAGACCAAGACATTAATCAAGGTATGGTCTTAGGTGTTGCGAGTATGCCTCGAGTCCCTGAAAGCAAGCCTATTGATGGACTGGCAACTTTGAACGAAAGAGTGACTCAATTCAGTAACTACACGCACTGTATTGTTCTTAATGCTGAAGCATTTGAAGAGCGAGTGTATGGGGATAATAAAACGTTCCTCGGTGAGAGATTAGGTTTGACTACCTTGGCACACGAATTAGGGCATTACTTAGGACTCTCTCACACTTTCACTGAGATTAAGCAGAAGGATGGAGGGGTATTGATGGATGCATGTGAGGATACTGATTATTGTAAAGATACTCCTACCTATAATAGAGTCTCATATATTCGTACAGCTAGAGAAATACTTTCTGCGGGTGGAAATTATTACACACAGGTAGAGGGACTATTGCGGAGAACAGACTGTAGTAATGCAAAATTTATTTCCACCAATATCATGGACTATGAGTGGTCTCATAGTGATCGATTTACACATGATCAGGTAGAACGGATGAGACATGTCCTTTATTATAGTCCTATTGTCCCAGGGCAGAAATTAATAGACTTTAGTAGTACTCGAGCCATGGATGATTCTATTGAGGTAGAGCCCCATTTCTCCGTATGCACAAGCCTTTGTCATCATCACCATTAA
- a CDS encoding iron-containing alcohol dehydrogenase: MINFEFYNPTKIIFGKGGVHKLTSLIPDNSKVLLTYGGGSIKRNGIYDEVMKELEGYHVVPFGGIEPNPDCATIDKAIALGKREEVDFVLAVGGGSVIDASKVIATGILTQKSAWEMVLDGRFTKSLPVGTVLTVPATGSEMNRGSVISNRETEEKYSYYSQHPIFSILDPTYTYTLSQHQVSCGLADIFMHTLEQYLTYSGQSGVMDRMAEGILLNLMDFAPIRLQEADNYDVACEYMLSATIALNGMLSMGVEQDWLTHKIGHEVTALTGTTHGASLMMILPSLMMVLREPKRSKLVQLGLRVYGIEEDSEETVIDKTIARTIQFIHDLGLSASLLEGGIDLSVAETIATRFEERGDSWGEKNIGTPQAIREILMTSAKNEF; encoded by the coding sequence ATGATCAACTTTGAATTTTATAACCCAACCAAGATTATTTTTGGAAAAGGAGGAGTGCACAAATTAACTTCTCTGATCCCAGATAATAGTAAGGTATTACTTACCTATGGTGGTGGTAGCATCAAGCGTAATGGCATCTATGATGAGGTGATGAAGGAGCTAGAGGGGTATCACGTGGTCCCATTTGGCGGTATCGAGCCTAATCCTGATTGTGCAACGATAGATAAAGCCATAGCATTGGGTAAAAGAGAAGAGGTTGATTTCGTCCTCGCTGTAGGTGGAGGTTCGGTGATCGACGCTTCAAAAGTTATCGCTACGGGTATCTTGACTCAGAAGTCAGCATGGGAGATGGTCTTAGATGGTAGATTTACCAAGTCATTGCCTGTCGGAACTGTCCTTACTGTACCAGCGACTGGGTCAGAGATGAATAGGGGTTCGGTCATTTCAAATAGAGAGACAGAAGAGAAATATAGCTATTATAGTCAGCATCCGATTTTCTCTATCTTAGATCCCACCTATACCTACACGCTGAGTCAACATCAAGTCTCTTGTGGTCTCGCTGATATATTCATGCACACATTGGAGCAATATCTGACCTATTCGGGACAGAGTGGAGTGATGGATCGTATGGCAGAAGGTATTTTGCTCAATTTAATGGACTTTGCTCCTATTAGACTTCAGGAAGCGGACAACTATGACGTCGCCTGTGAGTATATGCTTTCAGCAACTATTGCTTTGAATGGAATGCTTTCAATGGGTGTAGAACAAGATTGGCTTACACATAAGATTGGTCATGAGGTTACAGCTCTTACTGGTACCACACATGGGGCTTCGTTAATGATGATATTGCCTTCTTTAATGATGGTACTTCGTGAACCTAAGAGAAGCAAATTAGTACAACTTGGTCTTAGGGTCTATGGTATTGAGGAAGACAGTGAAGAGACTGTTATCGATAAGACAATCGCACGAACCATCCAATTTATTCACGATCTAGGCTTGTCCGCCTCTCTATTAGAAGGTGGAATTGATCTCAGTGTTGCTGAGACTATAGCTACTCGGTTTGAGGAACGAGGTGACTCCTGGGGAGAGAAGAATATCGGTACCCCTCAGGCTATTAGAGAGATATTGATGACCTCAGCGAAGAATGAATTTTAA